ttttcaaatttttcatattttcgtGTGTGCACATAATCATAGGGCGTAATTTCACACTATAAATTGAGCTATGAAAGTGTGTAGCAATGAATACTTCTAGTCTTTAACATGCAACAAAAAACTTAAACCAAAAGAGATTGACCCACCATTGAAAGGCCCTCCCCACTGATAATGCACCTAATGGGGTAGATGAGCTTGCAACTTGCAGCCTATGAAATTATTTACACGCTAAAGGGTGCAAtcattgagtttttattttctaaCGCGAGATGATTCCAAATcccaacaataataaaataacagGGGAAACGGAACAGAAGGGGCAAGAGTTAACGAAGAAGAGAAGAGCTTCAAGAGGATGAAAAGAACCTGCAGTAAGCAGTGAGGGGCTTGGAAAGTTCAGAGACGATAACAGAATCCACCACCTTCTCTTCGCTTTTCCTTATCTCAGGGTTTATGCCTTCCGCCCTCACCACCCCAACCGCTCGCCGCCTCCTCGCAGCTCCGCTGGTGGCGGAAAAAGAACAAGGGCAACATGAGAGCTGGGCGGCGCCTCCTCTGCTCAGCTTCAGCCCCTCCGTCGGCACTGATGCTAAACCACCACTCAATATACTTACAATCGACGCCATCGCCGATTAcagtgatctctctctctctctctctcttctccctagATGAAGTTGGAAAAGCAGCTAAAGCGAGGTCTATGTGGACGAAGAGAAAGTGTTGAACTTGTGGTAAACACGCGCTCTTGTTCGAGGTTGAGATCGGGTGAAGGCCGTATGGACACGTGGCTTGTACGGAACTGTGGTACCGTAGCCCGAATGAATAATATATTAGTGGGCTCGGCCTTGTTTGAAGCCCAACTATGAGTGATCCGGGCTGAGGGCCATGGGCCAATTTTCATcagtaatttttttttaggagaaAAAATTACTCCCATTTGCACCCTCTTaccgaaagaaaaaaaaaaaaaaaaaacacatcaaATAGTAAGTAAATGATAGAGTcaatgtatttttattatttagtatatttttattGAATGAGAGGGTCTAATGGGAGGATCACCTTGATCCTTTCGgaagacctttttttttttttttttttcattttttagggcatttttgggggaaaaaaaaatgaagtcgAGGGTTAATTTTGAGTGAAATTTTGGTAGTTGCATTTTTTTCATACAAAATAGATATAATATGTTTGATTTGTGGACTAAAATGAAATTTTGAACCTAGTGTGAtgaaatcaaatgataaatttgaTTCTGTTCATCCCCGTTATACTTCACTTCTATATACCAAATGTACaacaaatcatattttttaagaaagtaaataaaatatgattgctTTTAACTAAAACAAGTGCTTATGTTGTATTTGCTAAAACATGATTTTTACATTTGGATATAAATTTgagtgaatttgaataaatttgaacataattttatattatattttatatcaaTTCAATACAACATAAGATCTCTCTAAATATAGGATTAGCGTTATtgttgaaaaaatatattttcaaaaggtTGACATATGTGTagagtttt
The Malania oleifera isolate guangnan ecotype guangnan chromosome 13, ASM2987363v1, whole genome shotgun sequence DNA segment above includes these coding regions:
- the LOC131146548 gene encoding CDGSH iron-sulfur domain-containing protein NEET, with translation MASIVSILSGGLASVPTEGLKLSRGGAAQLSCCPCSFSATSGAARRRRAVGVVRAEGINPEIRKSEEKVVDSVIVSELSKPLTAYCRCWRSRTFPLCDGSHVKHNKATGDNVGPLLLKKQ